A region from the uncultured Holophaga sp. genome encodes:
- a CDS encoding uroporphyrinogen decarboxylase family protein gives MTQTPEQLFQERLGRYQRAIALEAVDRVPIAVGSNTYAETYSGISKQEVVYAPERWLESELKFCRDFPEVDVLRNNRFWVPLYDMVGLKTYKFPGRDLPVGDPLQFVEDEYMLAEEYDDFISSPATFMMEKFFPRIFGEMGKGSARSHLAFLKAGLAQARLGEIMRNRGIQLQTQCGMPQPVAGAFMAPMDALGDVLRGMVGILKDTRRCPDKLLEACEVMTPIMIRFALATADPLRRYPIFVPTHKPTFMSPRQFDQFYWPSFKKTLEGIIAAGHKVRCYLEGDWSPHWHHFLELPKGSILLDIDDPADNIFKAKKEIGHHMCLAGGIASTQFILSSPEEMDARVKRLCEECMPGGGYILSGSCYIPSNTRPENYKAMVDAALKYGWYDRSFKPEPLEPLPILQGAPDMGDKGRLTPWSARRAEFPNLTGNEELIQKPWESFEDMAFLWMWNWAF, from the coding sequence ATGACCCAAACCCCTGAACAGCTTTTCCAAGAGCGGCTGGGCCGCTACCAGAGGGCCATCGCCCTCGAAGCGGTGGACCGCGTCCCCATTGCCGTGGGATCGAATACCTACGCCGAGACCTACAGTGGCATCTCCAAACAGGAGGTGGTCTACGCCCCCGAACGCTGGCTGGAAAGTGAACTCAAGTTCTGCAGGGACTTCCCCGAAGTGGATGTGCTCCGGAACAACCGTTTCTGGGTCCCCCTCTACGACATGGTCGGTCTCAAGACCTACAAGTTCCCGGGGCGGGACCTGCCCGTGGGCGACCCTCTCCAGTTCGTCGAGGACGAGTACATGCTGGCCGAGGAATACGATGACTTCATCAGCTCCCCGGCGACCTTCATGATGGAGAAGTTCTTCCCCAGGATCTTCGGAGAGATGGGCAAGGGCTCAGCCCGCTCGCATCTCGCCTTCCTCAAGGCCGGGTTGGCCCAGGCCCGCCTGGGTGAGATCATGCGCAACCGCGGCATCCAGCTGCAGACCCAGTGTGGCATGCCGCAGCCCGTGGCCGGAGCCTTCATGGCCCCGATGGATGCCTTGGGCGATGTCCTGCGGGGCATGGTCGGGATCCTGAAGGACACCCGACGCTGTCCCGACAAGCTGCTGGAGGCCTGTGAGGTCATGACCCCGATCATGATCCGCTTCGCCCTGGCCACGGCCGACCCCCTCCGCCGCTACCCGATCTTTGTGCCCACCCACAAGCCCACCTTCATGTCGCCCAGGCAATTCGACCAGTTCTACTGGCCCTCCTTCAAGAAGACCCTGGAGGGGATCATCGCCGCTGGCCATAAGGTGCGCTGCTACCTTGAGGGGGACTGGTCCCCCCACTGGCACCACTTCCTGGAGCTCCCCAAGGGCAGCATCCTCCTGGATATCGACGACCCCGCCGACAACATCTTCAAGGCCAAGAAGGAGATCGGGCACCACATGTGCCTGGCGGGCGGCATCGCCAGCACGCAGTTCATCCTCAGCAGCCCCGAGGAGATGGATGCCCGGGTCAAACGGCTCTGCGAGGAGTGCATGCCGGGCGGAGGCTACATCCTGAGCGGCAGCTGCTACATCCCCTCCAACACCCGCCCGGAGAACTACAAGGCCATGGTCGATGCCGCTCTGAAATACGGATGGTATGACCGCTCCTTCAAGCCGGAGCCCCTGGAGCCCCTGCCCATCCTGCAGGGTGCGCCGGACATGGGCGACAAGGGTCGGCTGACGCCTTGGTCCGCCCGGAGGGCCGAGTTCCCGAACCTCACCGGAAACGAGGAGCTCATCCAGAAGCCCTGGGAATCCTTCGAGGACATGGCCTTCCTCTGGATGTGGAACTGGGCCTTCTGA
- a CDS encoding 4Fe-4S binding protein, with protein MKNWQELNPGAVVTEPGSSRNVKTGSWRSYHPVWIEENCCQCMLCWLYCPDMSVKTADGKRGDFDYDYCKGCGICALECPGKKGQKAIVMKEGVQ; from the coding sequence GTGAAGAACTGGCAGGAACTCAACCCGGGCGCGGTGGTCACCGAACCCGGCAGCTCCCGCAACGTCAAGACCGGCTCCTGGCGCTCCTACCATCCCGTGTGGATCGAGGAGAACTGCTGCCAGTGCATGCTCTGCTGGCTCTACTGTCCCGACATGTCCGTGAAGACCGCGGACGGCAAGCGCGGTGACTTCGACTACGACTACTGCAAGGGCTGCGGGATCTGCGCCCTGGAGTGCCCCGGCAAGAAGGGGCAGAAGGCCATTGTCATGAAGGAAGGGGTGCAGTGA
- a CDS encoding C40 family peptidase, translating to MSIPSLKLCLLLPLGLVLSAAPARHHKAVAHRHTVSAHVRTLAHQAPKAKPAATEALLPTLPAPVGGEMAHLEELLPVTPGELRPVAIPEKTSSAISTGELSPLLDRALSCLGTPYRSGGTSTQGFDCSGFVRYVFAPYGVNLEHSSAAQATEGLPASLDDLQPGDLLYFNHTGGRRGRISHVGIYLGEGRFIHAASGFGRGRGQVRIAKLSEDYFAKRVVGARRFILSGDQLASARLKSRRAESVLR from the coding sequence TTGTCCATTCCGTCCCTGAAGCTCTGCCTGCTCCTTCCCCTGGGGCTGGTGTTGTCGGCTGCTCCGGCCCGGCACCACAAGGCGGTCGCCCATCGGCATACCGTCTCCGCCCATGTTCGGACCCTGGCCCATCAGGCTCCCAAGGCCAAGCCGGCGGCCACCGAAGCCCTCCTCCCCACCCTCCCGGCTCCTGTCGGGGGGGAAATGGCCCACCTGGAGGAACTCCTCCCGGTGACCCCCGGGGAGCTTCGTCCCGTAGCCATTCCCGAGAAGACTTCCTCTGCAATCTCCACCGGGGAGCTGAGTCCCCTCCTCGACCGGGCCCTGTCGTGCTTGGGAACCCCCTATCGCAGCGGGGGCACCTCCACCCAGGGCTTCGACTGCTCCGGCTTTGTCCGCTACGTCTTCGCGCCCTATGGCGTGAACCTGGAACATAGCTCCGCCGCCCAGGCCACCGAGGGCCTTCCGGCTTCCCTGGATGACCTGCAGCCCGGCGACCTCCTCTACTTCAACCACACCGGGGGGCGGCGCGGAAGGATCAGCCATGTGGGCATCTACCTTGGCGAGGGACGCTTCATCCACGCCGCCTCCGGCTTCGGTCGGGGTCGTGGCCAGGTGCGCATTGCGAAGCTCAGCGAGGACTACTTTGCCAAGCGGGTTGTCGGGGCCCGCCGCTTCATCCTGTCCGGTGATCAGCTGGCCAGTGCCCGCCTCAAGTCGCGGAGGGCTGAGTCCGTCCTGCGCTGA
- a CDS encoding WbuC family cupin fold metalloprotein — MAAITPEVLTCLIQEARQSPRLRRNLNLHQGNEARCHRLLNAVEPGSYIRPHRHLDPEKGESVALVAGRLGVLIFDETGGVSELIPMDRAGGSLVVDLVPGTYHAMVALEPGSVFFEAKAGPYLPLGADEIAPWAPAEGTPEAAVYLEGMVARFR, encoded by the coding sequence ATGGCCGCCATCACCCCTGAAGTCCTCACCTGCCTCATCCAGGAGGCCCGCCAGTCCCCTAGGCTCCGCAGGAACCTCAACCTCCATCAGGGCAATGAGGCTCGGTGTCACCGTCTTCTGAACGCCGTCGAGCCCGGGAGCTACATCCGTCCCCACCGGCACCTCGACCCCGAGAAGGGGGAGTCCGTTGCCCTGGTGGCTGGGCGACTCGGCGTGCTGATCTTTGATGAGACGGGCGGGGTGTCGGAGCTGATTCCCATGGACAGGGCGGGGGGCAGCCTGGTGGTGGACCTTGTGCCGGGTACCTACCATGCCATGGTGGCGCTTGAGCCCGGATCCGTCTTTTTCGAAGCCAAGGCAGGCCCGTACCTCCCCCTGGGTGCCGACGAGATCGCTCCCTGGGCGCCGGCGGAAGGGACTCCCGAAGCTGCCGTCTACCTGGAGGGGATGGTGGCCCGCTTCAGGTGA
- a CDS encoding tannase/feruloyl esterase family alpha/beta hydrolase: MRRPNPNIAAQMGLLLSAVGLAVGCGGSSGTTTKDPCASLTGLTIPASEIGLATKGAKVTAATLVKAADATSGVEYCKVVGEIYPYTTSEDVTDLTDGTTVTTITTPNINFQVDIPTDWNYRTLQVGGGGFDGTIPSLDTATANGITNPLARGYATLGSDSGHAAPYAGGNANMMWNSEVVRNFGREQIKKTHDVAVAVIAARFGTSPRFNYFMGGSQGGHEALIAAQFYPQDFDGVVVGFPAYDLEAMHPGSIDYAKALYGAHTTALGYNYPVEAGYGWISRTQMAAVTEAIMTVCDGLDGAEDGMVSNPGDPTCKSYRESLYLHTSANPLRCEGGEHSVDLSSDENVATYSAETCLSDAQIETLAHITSRYDFAPGITLEGGTASYGKWPMLDGIWFAKDATKDSSQEDFGSAPFTVDAFQASFPVTDQLNMLTRHTWTAADAIIGFDINDYVDRVMEVSSYVDTSSVDYSAFRGRGGKMIHYHGSSDVSITPYNSIDLFLRMSGQFVGNTQYLGDSAFWAASPNSAQVDAYGSDATVNASVAQNSDAAVSGGIVDDFYSFYLIPGLGHGHGYFQASVDWLTALENWREMDIAPRNNLVATDTSSAHTSLGTRPVCVFPYYPKYTGAVDGDITDAANYTCTKLDAYSNLK; this comes from the coding sequence ATGAGAAGACCCAACCCAAACATCGCAGCCCAGATGGGACTGCTCCTCAGCGCGGTGGGCCTGGCGGTCGGCTGCGGTGGAAGCAGCGGCACCACCACCAAGGATCCCTGTGCTTCCCTGACGGGGTTGACCATCCCGGCCTCCGAGATCGGCCTGGCCACCAAGGGGGCCAAGGTGACCGCGGCCACTCTGGTCAAGGCGGCCGATGCCACCAGCGGCGTGGAATACTGCAAGGTGGTGGGCGAGATCTATCCCTACACCACCTCGGAGGATGTGACCGACCTCACGGACGGGACGACGGTCACGACCATCACAACCCCCAACATCAACTTCCAAGTGGATATCCCCACCGACTGGAACTACAGGACCCTGCAGGTGGGCGGGGGAGGTTTCGACGGAACCATTCCCTCCCTGGATACGGCCACGGCCAACGGCATCACGAATCCCTTGGCCCGGGGCTATGCGACCCTGGGCAGCGACAGCGGGCATGCCGCACCTTATGCCGGCGGGAATGCCAACATGATGTGGAACAGCGAGGTTGTCCGCAACTTCGGCCGGGAACAGATCAAGAAGACCCACGATGTGGCTGTGGCGGTCATTGCGGCCCGCTTTGGCACCAGCCCCCGCTTCAACTACTTCATGGGAGGGTCCCAGGGGGGACACGAGGCCCTCATCGCCGCCCAGTTCTATCCGCAGGACTTCGATGGCGTGGTGGTGGGTTTCCCTGCCTATGACCTGGAGGCCATGCACCCCGGCTCCATCGACTACGCCAAGGCCCTCTACGGGGCCCACACGACTGCCCTGGGCTACAACTATCCTGTGGAGGCCGGCTACGGCTGGATCAGCCGGACCCAGATGGCCGCTGTCACTGAAGCCATCATGACGGTCTGTGATGGTCTGGACGGGGCCGAGGACGGCATGGTCAGCAATCCCGGGGATCCCACCTGCAAGAGCTACCGCGAGAGTCTCTACCTCCACACCTCGGCCAATCCCCTGCGCTGCGAAGGGGGTGAGCACAGCGTTGACCTGAGTTCGGACGAGAACGTTGCGACCTACTCGGCGGAGACCTGCCTCTCCGATGCCCAGATCGAGACCCTGGCCCACATCACCTCCCGCTACGACTTCGCCCCTGGCATCACCCTCGAAGGCGGCACGGCGAGCTATGGCAAGTGGCCCATGCTGGACGGCATCTGGTTCGCGAAGGATGCCACCAAGGACAGCAGCCAGGAGGACTTCGGCTCCGCCCCCTTCACCGTGGATGCCTTCCAGGCCTCCTTCCCGGTCACGGACCAGCTGAACATGCTGACCCGCCACACCTGGACGGCTGCCGATGCCATCATTGGCTTCGACATCAACGACTACGTCGATCGGGTCATGGAGGTCTCCAGCTACGTCGATACCTCCAGCGTGGATTACTCGGCCTTCCGGGGCCGGGGCGGCAAGATGATCCACTATCACGGTTCATCCGATGTCTCGATCACGCCCTACAATTCCATCGATCTCTTCCTGCGCATGAGCGGGCAGTTCGTGGGCAACACCCAGTACCTCGGCGACAGTGCCTTCTGGGCTGCGAGTCCGAACAGCGCCCAGGTGGACGCCTATGGCAGCGATGCCACGGTCAATGCCAGTGTCGCCCAGAACAGCGATGCGGCCGTCTCCGGCGGTATTGTGGACGACTTCTACTCCTTCTATCTGATCCCGGGGCTGGGCCACGGCCACGGCTACTTCCAGGCCTCTGTAGACTGGCTCACCGCCCTGGAGAACTGGCGGGAGATGGACATCGCCCCCCGGAACAACCTGGTGGCCACGGACACCAGCTCTGCCCACACCAGTCTGGGCACCCGTCCGGTCTGCGTCTTCCCCTACTACCCGAAGTACACCGGGGCTGTGGATGGAGACATCACCGACGCCGCCAACTACACCTGCACCAAGCTGGATGCCTACAGCAACCTGAAGTGA
- a CDS encoding AEC family transporter, producing the protein MAILHLQIQLFLLILTGFILFRTGMITDVSRRHLTDLVIYVVLPANIIQSFHMDLGPGIFRATALLLVIGFLLQGVYVLLNLFLYRRFEPGQQISLKYGTICSNAGFMGLPLSAAIFGPRGLLYASVALLPIRCFMWSMGLSMYTRTTRQAAIRSVVTHPCIVAVVLGFLMMIFQVHLPQALQGTIKTLSDCCTALSMIVIGAILSEVDIRKVFDRGSLYYASIRLILIPAALYAVLRILRIESLAMGVLVILAAMPAGTSTAMLAQKYDKDPAFASKLVFTSTLISLFTLPVCALVLT; encoded by the coding sequence ATGGCCATCCTGCATCTCCAGATCCAGCTCTTCCTCCTCATCCTCACCGGCTTCATCCTCTTCCGGACAGGCATGATCACGGATGTCTCCAGGCGCCACCTCACGGACCTGGTCATCTACGTGGTGCTCCCCGCGAACATCATCCAGTCTTTCCACATGGACCTGGGACCAGGCATTTTCAGGGCCACAGCCCTGCTCCTGGTGATCGGCTTCCTGCTTCAGGGGGTCTATGTCCTCCTCAACCTCTTCCTCTACCGCCGCTTTGAGCCGGGCCAGCAGATAAGCCTGAAATACGGCACCATCTGCTCCAATGCCGGCTTCATGGGCCTGCCCCTCTCGGCTGCCATCTTCGGCCCCAGGGGCCTCCTCTACGCCTCTGTAGCCCTGCTGCCCATCCGCTGCTTCATGTGGTCCATGGGGTTGTCCATGTACACCCGGACCACCCGCCAGGCGGCTATCCGCTCGGTGGTGACCCACCCCTGCATCGTGGCTGTGGTCCTGGGCTTCCTGATGATGATCTTCCAAGTCCACCTGCCCCAGGCCTTGCAGGGCACCATCAAGACCCTCAGCGACTGCTGCACGGCCCTCTCCATGATCGTCATCGGGGCGATCCTGAGCGAGGTGGACATCCGGAAGGTCTTCGACCGGGGCAGCCTTTACTACGCCAGCATCAGGTTGATCCTCATACCGGCGGCGCTCTATGCCGTCCTGCGGATCCTCAGGATCGAATCTCTGGCCATGGGGGTGCTGGTCATCCTGGCCGCCATGCCCGCTGGCACCAGCACAGCCATGCTTGCCCAGAAGTACGACAAGGACCCGGCCTTCGCCTCCAAGCTCGTCTTCACCTCGACTCTGATCTCCCTCTTCACCCTGCCGGTCTGCGCCCTGGTCCTCACCTGA
- a CDS encoding IclR family transcriptional regulator, producing the protein MKLKAGPLGATEKNIDKTRVLSRSYDILMAINSHPDGLTLRELCTYTKLARSTIQRILATLEEQNIVMASPTTGLYRLGPTLTLLAANVRPFDITQMARPILMQLANATEESVYLCVLAHGKAVVVDLVRGSHPLATLTTLGTSLPLHATACGKALLAMLPPEDLETLRPQLVLSPCTPGTPLTWEALEADLSRIRHTGVALDFEEHQPGTSAIAVPLKGLGKEIATISIPMPTERFRECEQRLTDIVLRQVQQVR; encoded by the coding sequence ATGAAGCTCAAAGCAGGCCCCCTGGGCGCCACCGAGAAGAACATCGACAAGACCCGGGTGCTCTCACGCTCGTACGACATTCTCATGGCCATCAACAGCCATCCCGATGGCCTTACCCTCCGGGAGCTCTGCACCTACACCAAGCTCGCCCGATCCACCATCCAGCGGATTCTGGCGACCCTCGAGGAGCAGAACATCGTCATGGCCTCGCCCACCACCGGTCTCTACCGACTGGGCCCGACCCTCACCCTTCTGGCGGCCAATGTCCGCCCCTTCGACATCACCCAGATGGCCAGGCCCATCCTGATGCAGCTGGCCAACGCCACCGAAGAGAGTGTCTATCTCTGCGTCCTGGCCCATGGCAAGGCCGTGGTGGTGGACCTGGTCCGGGGATCCCACCCCCTGGCCACCCTCACGACCCTGGGCACCTCCCTGCCCCTCCATGCCACCGCTTGCGGCAAGGCTCTGCTGGCGATGCTGCCCCCTGAAGACCTGGAAACCCTCCGCCCCCAGCTCGTCCTGAGCCCCTGCACCCCGGGCACCCCCCTGACCTGGGAGGCCCTGGAGGCGGACCTCTCCAGGATCCGCCACACCGGAGTGGCCCTGGACTTCGAGGAGCACCAGCCTGGCACCAGCGCCATCGCCGTCCCCCTCAAGGGGCTGGGCAAGGAGATCGCCACCATCAGCATTCCCATGCCCACCGAGCGATTCCGGGAGTGTGAGCAGCGGCTGACCGACATCGTGCTGAGACAGGTCCAGCAGGTCCGCTGA
- the porA gene encoding pyruvate ferredoxin oxidoreductase, with amino-acid sequence MSKMHAATGNEAIANAMRLAKVDACAAYPITPATEIMQRFTSFAANGKVETEVLLAESEHSAMSACIGAAAAGGRVATATSSQGLALMWEMLLIASGQRLPIVMAVCNRALSAPVNIGCDHSDSMGARDCGWIQFYSETGQEAFDNMLMAFKVAEHPEIRMPAMVCQDGFITSHSIANIQWVDERAATSFVGAYEASNPLLDVEKPVSYGQLALSDLYMEYRKAHEVIMAKVPGVVRQVAADFEKISGRRYDLFESYCLEDAEVAIVVMSSAAGTTKDLVDRYRAKGIRAGLLKPRLFRPFPYDEVAGALKHLKAVAVLDRSDSFGASFGPLYLDIAGALSTVRGGPVLLNKIFGLGGRDYMPEQGEQVLDELVRIAEGEPVKAAKEYIGVRG; translated from the coding sequence ATGTCCAAGATGCATGCCGCTACGGGCAATGAGGCCATTGCCAACGCCATGCGCCTGGCGAAGGTCGATGCCTGCGCCGCCTACCCCATCACCCCCGCCACCGAGATCATGCAGCGCTTCACTTCCTTTGCCGCCAACGGCAAGGTGGAGACCGAGGTCCTGCTGGCGGAGAGCGAGCACAGCGCCATGAGCGCCTGCATCGGCGCCGCCGCTGCGGGAGGCCGGGTGGCCACTGCCACCTCCTCCCAGGGCCTCGCCCTCATGTGGGAGATGCTCCTCATCGCCTCCGGCCAGCGTCTCCCCATCGTCATGGCCGTCTGCAACCGCGCCCTCTCCGCCCCCGTGAACATCGGCTGCGACCACTCCGACAGCATGGGCGCCCGTGACTGCGGCTGGATCCAGTTCTACTCCGAGACCGGCCAGGAGGCCTTCGACAACATGCTCATGGCCTTCAAGGTCGCCGAGCACCCCGAAATCCGCATGCCAGCCATGGTCTGCCAGGACGGCTTCATCACCAGCCACTCCATCGCCAACATCCAGTGGGTGGACGAAAGGGCTGCCACCTCCTTCGTCGGCGCCTACGAGGCGAGCAACCCCCTCCTGGATGTGGAGAAGCCCGTCAGCTACGGCCAGCTCGCCCTCTCGGACCTCTACATGGAGTACCGCAAGGCCCATGAGGTCATCATGGCCAAGGTCCCCGGGGTGGTGCGACAAGTCGCCGCCGACTTCGAGAAGATCTCAGGGCGTCGCTATGACCTCTTCGAAAGCTACTGCCTGGAAGATGCGGAGGTGGCCATCGTGGTGATGAGCTCCGCCGCCGGGACCACCAAGGACCTCGTGGACCGCTACCGCGCCAAGGGCATCCGAGCCGGATTGTTGAAGCCCCGCCTCTTCCGTCCCTTCCCCTATGACGAGGTGGCCGGTGCCCTGAAGCACCTCAAGGCCGTGGCCGTCCTGGACCGCTCCGACAGCTTCGGGGCCTCCTTCGGTCCCCTCTACCTGGACATCGCCGGTGCCCTTTCCACCGTCCGGGGCGGGCCCGTGCTCCTCAACAAGATCTTCGGCCTGGGTGGCCGCGACTACATGCCCGAGCAGGGCGAGCAGGTCCTGGATGAACTGGTCCGGATCGCTGAGGGCGAACCTGTCAAGGCCGCCAAGGAATACATCGGGGTGAGGGGCTGA
- a CDS encoding cobalamin-dependent protein (Presence of a B(12) (cobalamin)-binding domain implies dependence on cobalamin itself, in one of its several forms, or in some unusual lineages, dependence on a cobalamin-like analog.), with translation MSETVINAMADLEEALLLKEVKSLREQGIPALAIIQKLQEGMNIVGKRYEEKEYYLSELIMSAEIFKEVTEQLGADLNAGDAPSHGTFVMGTIYGDIHDIGKNIVTTVMSCNGFKVVDLGVDVPTERYLQAIREYRPQLVGISCLLTTAFDGMKECISSIEAADLRSGLKILIGGGPCDQTTADYVGADAYCKTAQDAVDYAKRLVGAC, from the coding sequence ATGAGTGAGACCGTCATCAACGCCATGGCAGACCTCGAGGAGGCTCTCCTTCTGAAGGAAGTGAAGAGCCTCCGGGAGCAGGGGATTCCCGCCCTGGCGATCATCCAGAAACTCCAGGAGGGCATGAACATCGTGGGCAAGCGCTACGAGGAGAAGGAGTACTACCTCTCTGAGCTCATCATGTCGGCGGAGATCTTCAAGGAGGTCACCGAGCAGCTGGGTGCCGACCTGAACGCAGGAGACGCCCCAAGCCATGGCACTTTCGTCATGGGCACCATCTATGGCGACATCCATGACATCGGCAAGAACATCGTCACCACCGTCATGAGCTGCAACGGCTTCAAGGTGGTGGATCTCGGCGTGGATGTCCCCACGGAGCGCTATCTCCAGGCCATCCGGGAATACCGGCCCCAGCTGGTCGGCATCTCCTGTCTCCTGACCACGGCCTTCGATGGCATGAAGGAGTGCATCTCGTCCATCGAGGCCGCAGACCTTCGGAGCGGCCTCAAGATCCTCATCGGCGGCGGCCCTTGCGACCAGACCACGGCGGACTATGTGGGGGCGGATGCCTACTGCAAGACCGCCCAGGACGCAGTGGATTACGCAAAGAGGCTGGTGGGGGCCTGCTGA
- a CDS encoding thiamine pyrophosphate-dependent enzyme, whose product MTTPLNLRELSRLPERFSPGHRMCAGCGAPIVVKMVLMAAQHPLVVGNATGCLEVSSCIAEGTSWQVPWIHTAFENAAAMLSGAETMYRSLKKQGRIDQDIRFVAFGGDGGTADIGLQSLSGAMERGHDLLYICYDNGAYMNTGIQRSSATPYGADTTTCPVGSQNPGKQQPRKDLARIMAAHGIPYVAQASPSHWQDLMKKVRKALDIKGPKFINILAPCNRGWRTGMDDAIQLSRLAVDTCYWPLFEIENGETRITHTPREKKPLADFMKPQGRFKHLFQPGSEALLEEAQAQVDATWNRLMRESGTLA is encoded by the coding sequence ATGACGACACCGCTGAATCTACGGGAACTCTCCCGCCTCCCCGAGCGCTTCTCCCCCGGCCACCGCATGTGTGCCGGCTGCGGCGCCCCCATCGTGGTCAAGATGGTCCTCATGGCCGCCCAGCATCCCCTGGTTGTGGGCAATGCCACTGGCTGTCTGGAGGTCTCCAGCTGCATCGCGGAGGGCACCTCCTGGCAGGTGCCCTGGATCCACACCGCCTTCGAGAACGCCGCCGCCATGCTCTCCGGCGCCGAGACCATGTACCGCTCCCTGAAGAAGCAGGGACGCATCGACCAGGACATCCGCTTCGTCGCCTTCGGCGGCGACGGCGGCACCGCCGACATCGGCCTCCAGAGCCTCTCGGGGGCCATGGAGCGCGGCCACGACCTGCTCTACATCTGCTACGACAACGGCGCCTACATGAACACCGGCATCCAGCGCTCCTCGGCCACCCCCTACGGCGCCGACACCACCACCTGCCCGGTGGGGAGCCAGAACCCCGGCAAGCAGCAGCCCCGCAAGGACCTGGCCCGCATCATGGCCGCCCACGGCATCCCCTATGTCGCCCAGGCCTCCCCCAGCCACTGGCAGGACCTCATGAAGAAGGTGCGCAAGGCCCTGGACATCAAGGGCCCCAAGTTCATCAACATCCTGGCCCCCTGCAACCGCGGGTGGAGAACAGGGATGGACGACGCCATCCAGCTCTCTCGATTGGCGGTGGATACCTGCTACTGGCCACTCTTTGAGATCGAGAACGGCGAGACCCGCATCACCCACACGCCCAGGGAGAAGAAGCCCCTCGCCGACTTCATGAAGCCCCAGGGCCGCTTCAAGCACCTCTTCCAGCCCGGCAGCGAGGCACTCCTGGAGGAGGCCCAGGCCCAGGTGGACGCCACCTGGAACCGGCTCATGCGGGAGTCCGGCACCCTCGCCTGA
- a CDS encoding MFS transporter — translation MATTICDGFDVNIFGLIIPSLMKDWQLQPAHVGLLASWGMFGMIFGSLAFGPLADAIGKKRAIMAGTATYVVLTVACGFVHSFTSFAVLRFLAGFALAGVFPLAGVIASEFSPKEIRSRVTVWSTSGMAIGTVIAAIIGIALIGPYGWRSMFYVSALGILLLVAQSFLPESLAFLKRTGRSAQLGRTLQQMDPAFTPQRDDDYVLTKKDPGKGSVANLFKDGFARNTILFWLMFLSSYIFIYGVLIWLPKLMIMKGFSIRGGLFFTMTWNLGFILGIPLFGWLQDRFGGKRTLQVCWVILAVLISILGFVSNPYLLTIVLFLTGACQHGCSGTLGSYVTQSYPASFRGTGATWAYGLGRIGGTIGPMIGGLLVARKLPVGLNMMFFGIFLIIGALLASFTTDFFSKKTAAGQPQAEPGA, via the coding sequence ATGGCCACCACTATCTGTGATGGCTTTGATGTCAATATCTTTGGCCTCATCATCCCCAGCCTCATGAAGGATTGGCAGCTCCAGCCGGCCCATGTCGGATTGCTGGCCAGCTGGGGGATGTTCGGCATGATCTTCGGCTCCCTGGCCTTCGGTCCGCTGGCTGATGCCATCGGGAAAAAGCGGGCCATCATGGCCGGCACGGCCACCTATGTGGTTCTCACGGTGGCCTGCGGCTTCGTCCACAGCTTCACCTCCTTCGCTGTGCTGCGCTTCCTGGCGGGATTCGCCCTGGCCGGGGTCTTCCCCCTGGCTGGCGTGATCGCCTCCGAGTTCTCCCCCAAGGAGATCCGGAGCCGCGTCACGGTGTGGTCCACCTCGGGCATGGCCATCGGGACCGTCATCGCCGCCATCATCGGCATCGCCCTCATCGGTCCCTACGGCTGGAGGTCCATGTTCTATGTCTCGGCTTTGGGCATCCTCCTCCTGGTCGCCCAGAGTTTCCTGCCCGAGTCCCTTGCCTTCCTCAAACGCACAGGACGCAGCGCCCAGCTGGGCAGAACGCTCCAGCAGATGGACCCTGCCTTCACCCCCCAAAGGGATGACGACTATGTGCTTACCAAGAAGGATCCAGGCAAGGGGAGCGTCGCCAATCTCTTCAAGGATGGTTTCGCCCGGAACACCATCCTCTTCTGGCTGATGTTCCTCAGCAGCTACATCTTCATCTATGGAGTCCTCATCTGGCTGCCCAAGCTCATGATCATGAAGGGCTTCAGCATCCGCGGGGGCCTCTTCTTCACCATGACCTGGAATCTGGGCTTCATCCTGGGTATCCCCCTCTTCGGCTGGCTCCAGGACCGCTTCGGCGGCAAGCGAACCCTCCAGGTCTGCTGGGTGATCCTCGCCGTCCTCATCTCCATCCTCGGATTCGTCAGCAACCCCTACCTGCTCACCATCGTCCTGTTCCTGACCGGCGCCTGCCAGCACGGCTGCTCCGGCACTCTGGGATCCTACGTCACCCAGTCCTATCCCGCCTCCTTCCGGGGTACCGGCGCCACCTGGGCCTATGGCCTGGGACGCATCGGCGGCACCATCGGCCCCATGATCGGTGGCCTCCTGGTGGCCAGGAAACTCCCGGTGGGCCTGAACATGATGTTCTTCGGCATTTTCCTCATCATCGGGGCCCTTCTTGCCAGTTTCACCACGGACTTCTTCTCAAAGAAGACCGCGGCCGGCCAGCCCCAAGCAGAACCCGGAGCCTGA